From Candidatus Poribacteria bacterium, a single genomic window includes:
- a CDS encoding transposase, translated as LPRRWVVERTFAWMGRFRRLARDYERLEQTLVGLHFLAFAILMLKRFVARVPQSA; from the coding sequence CTTCCGCGTCGTTGGGTCGTCGAGCGGACGTTCGCGTGGATGGGGAGATTCCGACGGCTGGCGCGCGACTATGAGCGATTGGAGCAAACGTTGGTAGGTCTTCATTTCCTCGCGTTCGCCATCCTGATGCTCAAACGGTTTGTCGCGCGGGTTCCACAAAGTGCATAA